CCAGGTCTGTTCCTTGGCCGACAGCGGCAGCGCGTACAGGTCGGCCAGCTGGAAGCTGCCGCCCTTCATGTACAGGTAGATCAGCGCCACCAGCATCAGCACCGAGCCGAGGAAGGTGTACAGGAAGAACTTCAGTGCCGCGTAGATGCGGCGCGGGCCGCCCCAGACACCGATGATCAGGAACATCGGGATCAGCATGGCTTCGAAGAACACGTAGAACAGCATCGCGTCCGTCGCAGCGAAGATGCCGACGGTGACACCTTCCAGGATCAGGAAGGCCGCCACGTACTGGTTCACGCGCTTGTCGATGGCGCTCCAGGCGCCGATCAGGGCAAGCACGCTGACCAGGGTGGTCAGCAGGATCAGCGCCACGGCAATGCCGTCCACGCCCAGGTTGTAGCCGATCTTGTACGCCGGGATCCAGGCATGGGTCTCGACGAACTGCAGGCCGTCGACGCCCGCGTTGTAGCCGCTCAGCAGCGAGAGGCTTGCAACGAAGGTGAGCACCGCGACGCCCAGCGACGCCCAGCGGGCGGTCTGCGCATCACGGATCGCAAGGATCAGGGCACCACCGATGATCGGCAGCCAGATGAGGACACTGAGTAGAGGCCAGTTCGACACGTCTTCTTATTCCGTACAGGTCATCAACGCAGGTAATGCATCAGCACGCCCAGCAGGGCAATCAGGCCGATGATCATCGCGAAGGCGTAGTGATAGAGGAAACCGGATTGGGTACGACGCAGCACGCCGGCTGCAACGTCCACAACACGTGCCGAGAGATTGACCACGCCGTCGACGATGTTGCTGTCGATCCAGCGCGAGACCTTGCCCAGCTTGACGCTGCCGCCGGCAAAGCCATCGATCCACAGCTTGTCGAAGCCGTACTTGTTTTCCAGCACCGAAACGATCGGGGCGAAGGTCTTGCGCGCCTTGCCCGACAGGTCCGGCTTCCACAGGTAGAACAGCGCGGCCAGCAGGAAGCCCGCCAGGGTCAGCCAGAACGGCGGCAGCATCATGCCGTGCAGCGCGAACGCGACCGGACCATGGAACTCTTCACCCAGGAACGCGACGGTGTTCTTGGCCGGATCGTAGAAGTCGACGATGCCGGTGAAGAACGTCTGTGCCTGGCCCTTGATCGCCTCGTGCGCATGGTTGCCAGCCCAGTCGGTGCCATGCAGCATCGGACCGATGCTGAAGAAACCGATGGCGATCGACGGGATGGCCAGCAGGATCAGCGGCAGGGTCACCACCCACGGCGTTTCGTGCGGCTCATGCGGACCGTGGCCATGGCCGTGGTCGTCATGGGCATCGCCGTGGTGGGCGTCGGCATGGTGCGCGTCGGCGGCGCGATGATCGTCATGACCATGATCGTCATGCGCATCGCGGAAGCGTTCCTTGCCATGGAAGGTCATGAACAGCAGGCGGAAGCTGTAGAAGCTGGTCACCAGCACGCCACCCAGCACCGCCCAGTAGCCATAGGTGGCCACCCAGCTGTTCTGCATGTGGGCGTGGATCTCGGCCGCCTCGATGATGGTGTCCTTCGAGTAGAAGCCGGAGAAGAACGGCGTACCGACGAGGGCCAGCGTACCGATCCACATGGTGATGAAGGTGATCGGCATGTACTTGCGCAGGCCGCCCATCTTGCGCATGTCCTGCTCGTGGTGCATCGCGATGATGACCGAGCCGGCGCCCAGGAACAGCAGGGCCTTGAAAAAGGCGTGGGTCATCAGGTGGAACACGGCGGCCGAGTAGGCCGACACGCCCAGGGCGACGGTCATGTAGCCCAGCTGCGACAGCGTGGAGTACGCGACAACGCGCTTGATGTCGTTCTGCACAATGCCGATCAGGCCGGTGAAGAACGCGGTGGTGGCACCGATGAACAGCACGAAGTTCAGCGCGGTCTGCGACAGCTCGAACAGCGGCGACATGCGGGTGACCATGAAGATACCGGCGGTCACCATCGTCGCGGCGTGGATCAGTGCCGAGATCGGGGTCGGGCCTTCCATCGAGTCCGGCAGCCACACATGCAGCGGGACCTGGGCCGACTTGCCCATGGCGCCGATGAACAGACAGATGCAGATGACGGTGGCGATCGACCAGATCACCGGCTCGTTCAGCAGCTGCATGCCCAGGATCGTGCCGTCCCAGATCTGCAGCTGGGCGCGCGGGTCAGCCAGCATGCCCGCCTGCGAGAACACCTGCGAGTAATCCAGGGTACCGAACACCCACAGCACGCCGGCGATGCCCAGCAGGAAGCCGAAGTCGCCGACGCGGTTGACCAGGAACGCCTTCATGTTGGCGAAGATCGCAGTCGGGCGCTTGAACCAGAAGCCGATCAGCAGGTACGACACCAGGCCCACCGCTTCCCAGCCGAAGAACAGCTGCAGGAAGTTGTTGCTCATCACCAGGGTGAGCATCGAGAAGGTGAACAGCGAGATGTAGCTGAAGAACCGCTGGTAGCCCGGGTCGTCCTGCATGTAGCCGATCGTGTAGATGTGGACCAGCAGCGACACGAAGGTCACCACCACCATCATCATCGCGGTCAGCTTGTCGACCATGAAGCCGACGTGGGCCGAGTACTGGCCAACCTCGAAGAACGTATAGATGTTCTGGTTGAACGGCTGCGCGCCGCCCCACATCAGCTGGTAGAACGTGTACATCGACAGGCCGCAGGCTACCGCGACGCCGAGGATGGTGATGGTCTGCGCGCCGAAGCGCTTGACCTGGCGACCGAACAGGCCGGCGATGATGCTGCCGAACAGCGGTGCAAGCACCACTGCGATCAACAGACTCTTGGAGAGAGTGATTTCCATCTGTGGATCAGCCCTTCAACGAATCGACTTCGCCGACATTGATCGTGCGGCGGGTACGGAACAGGGTCACCAGGATCGCCAGGCCGATGGCGGCTTCCGCGGCGGCGACGGTCAGGATGAAGAACACGAACAGCTGGCCGGACGGATCGCCCAGCTGACGCGAGAAGCCGACGAAGTTGATGTTCACCGACAGCAGCATCAGTTCGATCGACATCAGCAGGACGATGACGTTCTTCCGGTTGAGGAAGATGCCGGCCAGGCTGATGGCGAACAGCACCGCGCCCAGCGCGAGGATGTGGCCCAGAGTGATCATGCCTTGGTCTCCTCTTCGCCCGCGGCCGGAGTGGTGTTGCTGTGGATCACCGGCTGTTCGGCATCCATCTTGACCATGCGCAGGCGCTGGTCGGCCTTGACCATGGTCTGCTCGCCCGGGTTCTGGCTCTTCACGCCGGTGCGGCGACGCAGGGTCAGCATCACGGCGGCGACCACGGCCACGGTCAGGATGACGGCGGCGAACTCGAACGGCAGCAGGTATTCGGTGAACAGCGTGCGCGCCAGCCAGGTGATGTTGGAGGTGTCGGCGGCGATCGCGGCGGCGTTGTCGGCCGGGAACGGATTGACCGCCCTGCCCTTCACGCCGATCAGGATCAGCATCTGCACCAGCATCGCCACGGCCACGATCAGGCCGACCGGCAGGTAGCGCACCCAGCCTTCACGCATCTTGGTGGGGTCGATGTCCAGCATCATCACCACGAACAGGAACAGCACCATCACCGCGCCGACGTAGACCAGCACCAGCGCCACGCCAAGGAACTCGGCGCCCACCAGCAGCCACACGCAGGCAATGGAGAAGAAGGTCAGCACCAGGCACAGCACGGCGTGCACCGGGTTGCGCACGCTGATCACCGCACCGGCCGAAACCGTTGCCGCGATGGCGAACACCCAGAAAGCGATATTTACCCAATCCATCTCTCGACCTCAGCGGTAAGCGGCATCGGCGGCACGACGCTCGGCGATCTCGTTTTCGAGACGATCGCCAAGGGCCAGCAGCTGCGGCTTGGTAACGATGTTTTCGCCACGGTTCTCGAAGTGGTACTCGAGGATGTGGGTTTCGACGATCGAGTCCACCGGGCAGCTTTCTTCGCAGAAGCCGCAGAAGATGCACTTGAACAGGTCGATGTCGTAGCGGGTGGTACGGCGGGTGCCGTCCTCGCGCTTGGCCGAGTCGATGGTGATGGCCAGGGCCGGGCACACCGCTTCGCACAGCTTGCAGGCAATGCAGCGCTCTTCGCCGTTGGGATAACGGCGCAGTGCGTGCAGGCCACGGAAGCGCGGCGACTGCGGGAACTTCTCCATCGGGTACATCATCGTGTACTTCGGCTTGAAGCTGTACTTCAGCGTCAGCCAAAGGCCGGCCAGCAGTTCGAGCAGCAGCAGGCTCTTGAAGTAATGGGTAATCCTGTTCATCACTTAGACGCCCTTTTGAATCACGCCGAAGAACACCATGACGGCGGTAACCGCGATCCACAGAATGGCCAGCGGGATGAAGACCTTCCAGCCCAGGCGCATGATCTGGTCATAGCGGAAGCGCGGGAAGCTGGCACGGAACCAGATGTAGGCACTGGCGAAGAAGAACACCTTGACGAACAGCCACGGTGCACCGCCCTTCCAGATCCAGTCGACCAGCGGCGAGACATCGCCGAAGTTGACCCAGCCCTGGACCGGGCTCAGCCAGCCGCCGAGGAAGAAGATCGAGATCAGGAAGCTGATCAGGATCATGTTCGCGTATTCGGCCAGGAAGAACAGGGCGAAGGCACCGCCGGAGTACTCGACCATGTGGCCGGCGACGATTTCCGACTCGCCTTCCACCACGTCGAACGGCGCGCGGTTGGTTTCAGCCACGCCCGACACCCAGTAGATGACGAACAGCGGGAACAGCGGCAGCAGGAACCAGTCGAAGAAGCCGGAACTGCCGGCCTGCGCCATCACGATGTTGCTCAGGTTCAGGCTGCCCGAGGCGATCATCACGCCGACCAGGGCGAAGCCCATGGCGATTTCGTAGCTGATCATCTGCGCCGAGGCGCGCATCGCACCCAGGAACGCATACTTCGAGTTGGATGCCCAACCGGCCAGGATGATGCCGTAGATGCCCAGCGAGGTCATCGCCAGCAGGTACAGCAGGCCGGCGTTGGCGTTGGACAGCACGATCTGCGAATCGAAGGGCACCACCGACCAGGCCGCGAAGGCCGGGGCCAGGGTGATCAGCGGGGCGAGCAGATAGATCGCCTTGTTGGCGCTGCTCGGCTGGACCACTTCCTTGAACAGCAGCTTGAAGACGTCGGCGAAGGCCTGGAAGATGCCCATGCCCACGTACATCGGGCCGTGGCGGACGTGCATCCAGCCGATCAGCTTGCGTTCCCAGACCACGTAGAAGGCCACCGAGATGATCACCGGAACGGCGATCACCAGGATCTTCAGGATGATCCAGATCAGCGCGCCGATGTCACCGAGGCCCAGCAGCCACTGGTGCAGCGGGTCGACCGCGTTCAACAGCAATTCGTTCATGCAGCCACCACCGATACGCGAGCGGCACCCAGCGGCGCGGTCGCGCCGTGGCCCGATTCAATCCAGACCGAACCCGCAGCGACGCGGGCGTCGACCACCACCGGCAGGGTGGCCTTGCCGGCATCGGTGCCGACCTTGGCCATCTGCCCTTCCTGCAGCTGCAGGCGAGCGGCATCTTCAGCGTTCAGCACGATGCGCGGGGCGTTGTTGAGCGGATGCGACTGCAGCGCCGGGGCGCGACGGACCACCGCATCGGTGCGGTAGATCGCGGCGGTCGAAGCCACTTCGAGGCCTTCACCGGCAACCGCCGGCTGCGCCGAAGCGGCGACGTCGACCGACACCGGGGCCAGGCTGGCACGCAGGCCGGCCAGGTCGGTGAAGTCGAAACCGGCCAGCGCCATGTCGCCGCCCAGTGCGCGCAGCACGCG
This genomic interval from Stenotrophomonas sp. 57 contains the following:
- the nuoL gene encoding NADH-quinone oxidoreductase subunit L, giving the protein MEITLSKSLLIAVVLAPLFGSIIAGLFGRQVKRFGAQTITILGVAVACGLSMYTFYQLMWGGAQPFNQNIYTFFEVGQYSAHVGFMVDKLTAMMMVVVTFVSLLVHIYTIGYMQDDPGYQRFFSYISLFTFSMLTLVMSNNFLQLFFGWEAVGLVSYLLIGFWFKRPTAIFANMKAFLVNRVGDFGFLLGIAGVLWVFGTLDYSQVFSQAGMLADPRAQLQIWDGTILGMQLLNEPVIWSIATVICICLFIGAMGKSAQVPLHVWLPDSMEGPTPISALIHAATMVTAGIFMVTRMSPLFELSQTALNFVLFIGATTAFFTGLIGIVQNDIKRVVAYSTLSQLGYMTVALGVSAYSAAVFHLMTHAFFKALLFLGAGSVIIAMHHEQDMRKMGGLRKYMPITFITMWIGTLALVGTPFFSGFYSKDTIIEAAEIHAHMQNSWVATYGYWAVLGGVLVTSFYSFRLLFMTFHGKERFRDAHDDHGHDDHRAADAHHADAHHGDAHDDHGHGHGPHEPHETPWVVTLPLILLAIPSIAIGFFSIGPMLHGTDWAGNHAHEAIKGQAQTFFTGIVDFYDPAKNTVAFLGEEFHGPVAFALHGMMLPPFWLTLAGFLLAALFYLWKPDLSGKARKTFAPIVSVLENKYGFDKLWIDGFAGGSVKLGKVSRWIDSNIVDGVVNLSARVVDVAAGVLRRTQSGFLYHYAFAMIIGLIALLGVLMHYLR
- the nuoK gene encoding NADH-quinone oxidoreductase subunit NuoK encodes the protein MITLGHILALGAVLFAISLAGIFLNRKNVIVLLMSIELMLLSVNINFVGFSRQLGDPSGQLFVFFILTVAAAEAAIGLAILVTLFRTRRTINVGEVDSLKG
- a CDS encoding NADH-quinone oxidoreductase subunit J produces the protein MDWVNIAFWVFAIAATVSAGAVISVRNPVHAVLCLVLTFFSIACVWLLVGAEFLGVALVLVYVGAVMVLFLFVVMMLDIDPTKMREGWVRYLPVGLIVAVAMLVQMLILIGVKGRAVNPFPADNAAAIAADTSNITWLARTLFTEYLLPFEFAAVILTVAVVAAVMLTLRRRTGVKSQNPGEQTMVKADQRLRMVKMDAEQPVIHSNTTPAAGEEETKA
- the nuoI gene encoding NADH-quinone oxidoreductase subunit NuoI, whose protein sequence is MNRITHYFKSLLLLELLAGLWLTLKYSFKPKYTMMYPMEKFPQSPRFRGLHALRRYPNGEERCIACKLCEAVCPALAITIDSAKREDGTRRTTRYDIDLFKCIFCGFCEESCPVDSIVETHILEYHFENRGENIVTKPQLLALGDRLENEIAERRAADAAYR
- the nuoH gene encoding NADH-quinone oxidoreductase subunit NuoH; translated protein: MNELLLNAVDPLHQWLLGLGDIGALIWIILKILVIAVPVIISVAFYVVWERKLIGWMHVRHGPMYVGMGIFQAFADVFKLLFKEVVQPSSANKAIYLLAPLITLAPAFAAWSVVPFDSQIVLSNANAGLLYLLAMTSLGIYGIILAGWASNSKYAFLGAMRASAQMISYEIAMGFALVGVMIASGSLNLSNIVMAQAGSSGFFDWFLLPLFPLFVIYWVSGVAETNRAPFDVVEGESEIVAGHMVEYSGGAFALFFLAEYANMILISFLISIFFLGGWLSPVQGWVNFGDVSPLVDWIWKGGAPWLFVKVFFFASAYIWFRASFPRFRYDQIMRLGWKVFIPLAILWIAVTAVMVFFGVIQKGV